One Purpureocillium takamizusanense chromosome 1, complete sequence genomic window carries:
- the UBR1 gene encoding RING-type E3 ubiquitin transferase (EggNog:ENOG503NU3X~COG:O), which yields MENSLSTQEQQLCQLLADLPARFGYRYNEEASRELLTSLFWSLSGGNPQNMRLLFPAGRPSESLKLSDAQGAVEGAEYTDAARGKRCGHIFKPGEASYMCRTCGTDETCCLCSRCYESTDHTGHMVRIHISVGNSGCCDCGDDEAWKSPLFCTIHSDMTKGSAKGKEKEAAGLPEEVVSNLQMTIGRVFDYICDVISCSPEQLRQAKTHDKIIEDELKSRLSSKYYGVEAEPCGDFALILWNDEKHTVQEVQDQVARACGKSSGDASRDAWETDAVGRSILTYSDDVSKLLQMAKIMEAIRVTVTIRSARDTFREQMCGTLVEWLSDISGCSVGHDSDILRQTVCEQVMRPWRQGSLATHTMGLIDDEDEDDRDLDSRAHFHNVNPRFILALQRAAGNRVDLEIVGGTVLDIDDDDDDDDDDDDEEDDDADMDDGEDDTHSAASSVAGEDEDEDEDVMMVDARGDVADLGMNWSQPDQALEEDEATMAGYPPPPPPPPVQAQASNRERDGTPSDSDTAEPLIAPAIYAKANVDIPKTPGKTEKVTPRPGRYWIETPAVYTQRENVPPAEDVFQRVRLDWLLLFDLRMWKKVRNDLRALYISTVVSIPEFKRVLALRFASLYTILAQLYLVGDREPDHSIINLSLQMLTTPSITAEVVERGNFLSSLLAILYTFLTTRQVGHPWDVSPDAVLAFESGSVTNRRMYHFYQDLKYLFGSQHVQERIRSEPRYLMQFLDLVKLHQCIGPNVRAVVEHVEYEADSWITASLVTRQINLQARNLAEAFRDCPADDIHHLQRAIRFTAKTVILNSIGAERARFKQGEIKDEVKFKTLTDFEFDTDGASYEVVRFVVEKDPISFHHALHYTLSWLVECARSLPASNLKSLMSFTVQELRLKPRLMGRPQVPKLEQDPEDHLIAAFDFPLRVCAWLAQIKANMWVRNGISLRHQASTYRGVGQRDVSHHRDIFLLQTAMVVCNPSRMLASIIDRFGMDGWVKGLFELKSEAQDDAQHLDVVEDMIHLLIVLLSDRTSLIAPEDEPNARILAVRRDIIHVLCFKPLSFNEICNKLPEKYQEQEDFHRVLDEMATFKPPEGVSDVGTFELRHEFIDEIDPYIAHYNKNQREESETAYRKKMAKKTGKAIEDIVYEPKHRPIPSGLFQNLGQFTGTGIFAQVIFYSLLYPLVAQKFTPTVPFTRLETFLQVVLHLILIAILEDKTDDSFVATDGQTSFVHLALTRLARSNFLPEASNSRTIVSLLHLMSTKDEFKSVHPKIALVLKRLKQKRPQSFEIAFTSLGVAVDRINTASPANTSAEEERERRKKAALDRQAKVMAQFQEQQKHFMEKQGGIGWGSDLDDDDDDGDVMEQTEERKHSWKYPAGTCILCQEEADDRRLYGTFALVNESRILRQTNFQDPDLVREASQTPCSLDRSAEDIRPFGIAHENRKMVEKLNPQGEVFLAERQTIGKGYKGNYSRPGPVASSCGHMMHFHCFEMYYEATVRRHGHQIARHHPEDTRRNEFVCPLCKALGNSFLPIVWKGLEESYPGYLQPESTFAEFLEKQMGSAYWLGGSKARELDDPGMPELKTPSVPGSLVESLESAQPDSEESRSWTSIFPFTSRSQAQTPSAPSVITSAPMASSGGTGENERDTTTKEAMVKDLMVAYQRLRDTLRVNGLQTKHIMDAKLDYGSDLHSSDTLIQTVGFTISSVELQQRGVEAQAGVTLLQKIPEQVLTHLRILSETASSYMLVGSRSYDVDNLVGNEFRKDCERQHCQLFMSRYFGAGSPDSARPIDLYPALLSMDPFVFLVECAYGLVPDQKVDIAHLVQLCYLAELVKVVYHMGRNAPVAMWLGGLKNRHTRDASINNFADFALFVTEHGMTFHAAKGADEVDHGENVGFQQPGVDTLEGWYTFVKKYALTFLRKTLVFLYVKYGVDFNSHVSPIPEADELDRLTEALHVPPFDEMCASLTHNASAFGWPDTTRDLVSGWIKHQALCPRKLGDMNASAVVSHPGIFELIGLPKTYDTLIEEATRRKCPTTGKDLTDPVICLFCGELFCSQSTCCQKPDLVSGETTRIGGAQQHMRKCQRNIGVFLNVRKCSVVYLFRQSGSFAAAPYIDKYGETDPQLRHGRQLFLNQKRYDSMIRSTVLNHGVPSLISRKLEAEINNGGWDTL from the exons ATGGAGAATTCGTTATCGACacaagagcagcagctctgCCAGCTCCTGGCAGATCTGCCAGCCAGGTTCGGCTATCGCTACAATGAGGAGGCCTCGAGGGAGCTCCTGACGAGCTTGTTCTGGTCGCTGAGCGGTGGGAACCCCCAAAACATGCGTCTTCTCTTCCCAGCCGGCAGACCTTCAGAGAGCCTGAAGCTTAGCGACGCCCAGGGGGCCGTTGAGGGCGCCGAATACACTGACGCGGCCCGCGGGAAGCGATGCGGCCACATCTTCAAGCCCGGTGAGGCGTCCTACATGTGCCGGACCTGCGGCACCGACGAGACGTGTTGCCTATGCAGCAGATGTTACGAATCGACCGACCATACCGGCCACATGGTCCGCATCCATATTTCGGTCGGCAAcagcggctgctgcgactgcggcgacgatgaggcgTGGAAGTCACCGCTCTTCTGCACGATCCACTCCGACATGACCAAGGGCTccgccaagggcaaggaaaaggaggccGCTGGCCTGCCTGAGGAAGTTGTCTCGAACCTGCAAATGACCATCGGTCGGGTGTTCGACTACATCTGCGACGTCATATCATGTTCTCCTGAGCAGCTCCGACAAGCCAAGACTCACGATAAGAtcatcgaggacgagctcaAGTCTCGCCTTTCCTCGAAATACTACGGGGTGGAAGCAGAGCCGTGCGGCGACTTTGCTTTGATCCTGTGGAACGATGAGAAACACACAGTTCAAGAGGTCCAGGACCAGGTGGCTAGGGCGTGCGGAAAGTCAAGCGGAGACGCGTCTCGCGACGCCTGGGAGAccgatgccgtcgggcgAAGCATCTTGACATACTCGGACGATGTTTCCAAGCTTTTGCAGATGGCCAAGATCATGGAAGCGATTCGCGTTACCGTCACGATCCGGTCAGCCAGAGACACATTCCGCGAGCAAATGTGCGGCACTCTCGTCGAGTGGTTGAGCGACATCTCTGGCTGCAGCGTGGGCCACGACAGTGACATACTCAGACAAACTGTGTGCGAACAAGTTATGCGTCCCTGGCGTCAAGGAAGCCTCGCGACCCACACTATGGGCCTCatagacgacgaggacgaagatgaTCGGGACTTGGATAGCCGAGCCCATTTCCACAACGTGAACCCACGCTTCATCCTAGCACTGCAGCGGGCTGCGGGAAACAGGGTCGACCTGGAGATAGTCGGCGGCACCGTTCTGGAtatcgacgacgatgatgacgatgacgacgacgacgatgacgaggaggatgacgatgcggaCATGGACGATGGCGAAGACGACACCCATTCCGCTGCCAGCTCTGTCGCCGGCGAagatgaggacgaagacgaagacgtcATGATGGTCGATGCCAGGGGGGACGTGGCGGACTTGGGCATGAACTGGAGTCAGCCTGATCAAGCCttggaggaagacgaggcgaccatggcgggctacccgccgccgccgcctccccctcctgTGCAGGCGCAGGCGTCAAACCGGGAACGGGACGGCACACCATCTGATTCGGACACGGCGGAGCCGCTTATTGCACCCGCGATATACGCCAAAGCCAACGTGGACATTCCAAAGACACCGGGCAAGACGGAAAAAGTCACACCCAGACCCGGCAGGTATTGGATCGAAACGCCAGCAGTCTATACACAGCGCGAGAATGTGCCTCCCGCCGAAGACGTTTTCCAACGAGTCCGGCTCGATTGGCTGCTGCTCTTTGATTTGCGGATGTGGAAGAAGGTCAGGAATGACCTCCGAGCCCTGTACATCTCAACCGTGGTTTCGATACCAGAATTCAAGCGGGTCTTGGCGCTCCGTTTTGCGAGCCTATACACCATTCTGGCGCAGCTTTACCTCGTAGGCGACAGAGAGCCAGACCACTCTATCATCAACCTATCCCTCCAGATgttgacgacgccatccATTACTGCCGAGGTTGTCGAGAGGGGAAACTTCTTGAGCAGCCTCCTGGCAATCCTTTACACCTTTTTGACTACCCGACAAGTTGGTCATCCGTGGGATGTGTCCCCCGATGCCGTCCTGGCCTTTGAAAGCGGCTCTGTGACGAATCGCCGAATGTATCACTTTTATCAGGACCTCAAATATCTCTTTGGCTCGCAGCATGTTCAGGAAAGGATCAGATCCGAGCCGCGGTACCTCATGCAGTTTCTAGACCTGGTCAAGCTGCACCAGTGTATTGGACCCAACGTGCGCGCCGTGGTCGAGCATGTCGAGTACGAAGCCGACTCATGGATTACGGCCTCCCTGGTGACGCGCCAGATCAACCTGCAAGCGCGGAATCTTGCCGAGGCCTTCCGCGACTGCCCGGCCGACGATATCCATCACCTTCAGCGCGCCATCCGCTTCACTGCGAAGACGGTGATTCTTAACTCCATCGGGGCGGAGCGGGCCCGGTTCAAGCAAGGGGAGATCAAGGATGAAGTCAAATTCAAGACCTTGACCGACTTTGAATTTGACACGGATGGGGCCTCGTACGAAGTCGTCAGGTTTGTCGTGGAAAAGGACCCCATTAGCTTCCACCACGCCCTGCACTACACGCTCTCGTGGCTCGTCGAATGTGCGCGCTCGCTTCCTGCGTCGAACCTGAAGTCCCTGATGAGCTTCACCGTACAGGAGCTGCGGTTGAAGCCGCGCCTGATGGGTCGACCGCAGGTCCCGAAACTGGAGCAGGATCCGGAGGACCATCTCATAGCCGCCTTTGACTTCCCGCTTcgcgtgtgtgcgtggcTCGCACAGATCAAGGCCAACATGTGGGTGCGGAACGGCATCAGCCTGCGGCACCAAGCTAGCACCTATCGCGGCGTTGGTCAGCGGGATGTGTCGCATCATCGAGACATATTCCTTCTCCAAACCGCCATGGTTGTCTGCAACCCCAGCAGAATGCTCGCATCTATCATTGATCGCTttgggatggatggatgggtcaAGGGCTTGTTTGAGCTCAAGTCGGAGGCGCAAGACGACGCCCAGCACCTTGATGTTGTCGAGGACATGATCCACCTACTCATCGTCCTTCTCAGCGACCGAACATCGCTGATTGCCCCGGAAGACGAGCCCAACGCAAGAATCCTCGCCGTGAGGCGGGACATTATCCATGTCCTGTGCTTCAAGCCGCTATCGTTCAACGAGATTTGCAACAAGCTCCCCGAGAAGTACCAAGAACAGGAAGACTTCCACAGAGTCCTGGACGAGATGGCCACGTTCAAGCCCCCTGAAGGGGTATCCGATGTCGGCACCTTTGAGCTCCGTCACGAGTTTATCGACGAAATCGACCCGTACATTGCGCATTACAACAAGAACCAACGCGAAGAATCCGAAACGGCCTACCGGAAGAAAATGGCCAAGAAGACCGGCAAGGCTATAGAGGATATTGTGTACGAGCCAAAGCACCGCCCGATTCCATCCGGCCTCTTCCAGAATCTCGGCCAATTCACCGGCACCGGTATCTTTGCGCAGGTCATTTTCTACTCCCTCCTGTATCCGCTCGTCGCACAGAAATTCACCCCCACGGTACCTTTCACGAGGCTGGAGACGTTTCTCCAGGTCGTCTTACACCTTATTTTGATCGCGatcctcgaggacaagacAGATGACAGTTTCGTGGCAACAGATGGTCAGACCTCGTTTGTCCATCTTGCCCTTACAAGACTTGCGCGCAGCAACTTCCTGCCCGAGGCGAGCAATTCGAGAACCATTGTGTCGCTGTTGCACCTCATGTCCACCAAAGACGAGTTCAAATCTGTCCATCCCAAGATTGCGCTCGTGCTCAAGCGCTTGAAGCAAAAACGACCGCAGTCCTTTGAGATTGCGTTCACTagcctgggcgtcgccgtaGACCGCATCAACACTGCGTCGCCCGCGAACACCTCGGCCGAAGAAGAACGCGAGCGAAGGAAGAAGGCCGCGCTCGACCGCCAAGCTAAGGTTATGGCACAGTTCcaggagcagcagaagcaCTTCATGGAGAAACAGGGCGGCATTGGCTGGGGCTCTGAccttgatgacgacgacgacgacggagatgtCATGGAGCAGACAGAAGAGCGCAAACACAGCTGGAAGTACCCGGCCGGAACATGTATCCTAtgccaagaagaagcggatGATCGTCGTCTATACGGAACATTCGCTCTTGTCAACGAAAGCCGCATTCTCCGACAGACAAACTTTCAAGATCCCGACCTCGTGCGGGAGGCATCGCAGACACCCTGCAGTCTTGACCGGTCAGCCGAAGACATCCGACCATTCGGCATCGCCCATGAAAATCGGAAGATGGTGGAGAAGCTGAACCCGCAGGGAGAGGTGTTTCTTGCTGAGCGGCAGACCATCGGGAAGGGCTACAAGGGCAATTACTCCCGACCTGGCCCCGTagccagcagctgcgggcACATGATGCATTTCCACTGCTTCGAGATGTACTACGAGGCCACCGTCaggcgccacggccaccagATCGCCCGGCACCACCCGGAGGACACGCGGCGGAACGAATTCGTCTGTCCCCTCTGCAAAGCGTTGGGCAACTCGTTCTTGCCGATCGTGTGGAAGGGTCTGGAGGAGTCGTACCCGGGATATCTCCAGCCCGAGAGCACTTTTGCTGAGTTTCTGGAAAAGCAAATGGGCTCGGCATATTGGCTAGGGGGAAGCAAAGCTCGGGAGCTGGACGACCCTGGCATGCCTGAACTGAAGACGCCAAGCGTTCCCGGCAGTCTCGTTGAATCTCTAGAGTCAGCACAGCCCGACTCCGAAGAATCACGATCTTGGACGAGCATCTTCCCGTTTACGTCTAGGTCGCAGGCGCAAACACCATCCGCCCCTTCGGTCATTACCAGCGCGCCGATGGCCAGCTctggcggcaccggcgagaACGAAAGGGACACGACGACAAAGGAAGCGATGGTCAAGGACCTCATGGTTGCCTACCAGCGCCTTCGGGACACGCTGCGGGTCAACGGTCTCCAAACAAAGCACATCATGGATGCGAAGCTCGACTACGGGTCTGACCTGCACTCGTCCGACACATTGATACAGACTGTTGGCTTCACGATCTCGTCCGTggagctccagcagcgcggcgtggAGGCACAGGCGGGCGTGACGTTGCTCCAAAAGATCCCCGAGCAGGTCTTGACGCACCTGCGGATCCTCTCAGAGACTGCCTCGTCGTACATGCTTGTGGGAAGCCGATCGTATGACGTGGACAACTTGGTCGGAAACGAGTTCCGCAAAGACTGCGAGAGACAGCACTGCCAGCTATTCATGTCCCGCTACTTTGGGGCAGGATCTCCTGACTCGGCACGGCCAATCGACCTATACCCAGCGCTACTAAGCATGGATCCCTTCGTCTTCCTAGTGGAGTGCGCGTACGGCCTCGTTCCCGATCAAAAGGTGGACATTGCACACCTGGTTCAGCTGTGTTACCTGGCGGAGCTGGTGAAGGTGGTGTACCACATGGGCCGGAACGCCCCCGTGGCCATGTGGCTGGGGGGTCTCAAGAATCGGCACACCAGGGACGCGTCCATCAACAACTTTGCCGACTTTGCTCTTTTCGTGACCGAACATGGAATGACGTTCCACGCGGCCAAGGGTGCTGACGAGGTGGACCACGGCGAAAACGTAGGCTTTCAGCAGCCAGGGGTGGACACGCTGGAAGGTTGGTACACGTTTGTGAAGAAGTACGCGCTCACCTTCCTGCGCAAGACTCTGGTCTTTCTCTACGTCAAGTACGGCGTGGACTTCAACAGCCACGTGTCGCCCATCCcggaggcggacgagctggaccgACTCACGGAAGCACTCCACGTACCGCCATTTGACGAGATGTGCGCGTCCCTGACGCACAACGCATCGGCGTTTGGCTGGCCAGACACGACGCGGGATCTGGTGTCTGGATGGATCAAGCACCAGGCCCTATGCCCTCGCAAGCTGGGGGACATGAACGCGTCGGCCGTGGTCAGCCATCCGGGCATCTTTGAGCTGATAGGACTGCCAAAGACGTACGACACGCTGAtcgaggaggcgacgaggagaaagTGTCCGACGACGGGCAAGGACCTGACGGACCCGGTGATATGCCTGTTCTGCGGGGAGTTGTTTTGCAGCCAGAGCACGTGCTGCCAGAAGCCGGACCTCGTCAGtggcgagacgacgaggattggcggagcgcagcagcacatgCGCAA ATGCCAGCGGAACATTGGGGTGTTTCTCAACGTCCGCAAATGCTCGGTTGTGTACCTTTTCCGGCAATCGGGTTcgttcgcggcggcgccataCATTGACAAGTACGGGGAGACGGACCCGCAGCTGCGACATGGGCGTCAGCTGTTCCTGAACCAAAAGAGGTACGATTCGATGATACGCAGCACGGTGCTGAACCACGGGGTGCCGAGCCTCATCAGCCGCAAGCTGGAGGCGGAGATCAATAACGGAGGATGGGATACACTATGA